GTCCAGCCTTCAGCGAGTGATCGGTGTTGTGGAGCCGTGCCCCTTGGGCGGTGGTGAGGTGGGCACCGCTCTGCGCCACGCGTGCCTGCTCCGAACCGGTGGCCTGCCCAGTGGGGCTCACGGTCTCCGGCCCTTCCTGGTCCGCTTTGGGCGGGAGAGGCTCCGCGGGCTGCGTCAACTCGACCACGCCTGGGGACACCGGCCCAGGCTTGCCCGGCACGCCGTCCTCGTCCGGCTCCGAGGCGGCAGGGCTGTACTTCGTTGTCATCGTCTGTCTCCAAAAAGTGGGCTGTTGAACTTGAGCCATGACCGGGATGCACCCGCTCCCAAACAGCGGCCAGCTTCTGCTCACCCACCTCAGCGGCGTTCCGGGCATCTGCCTCGACAGCAGAACGGTGGTGCGTGCCCACCGGCCTCCTATCGACCCGCGCGCCGTAAGGAGCCCGGTGGCGCACCACCGCGGGGCGGCTGAGAGCCGTCGGATCAGGGCGGGAAGAGGACCACGAAGACGCCGTCCTGATGCTTCTGGAACATCTCGTACGCGTCCGACGCCTCTTTCAGGGACGATCAGTGCATGACCAATTCCTCGGCGTCAGAGGGTCACCGTCGGTGAGCTAGGGACGCTTCCCATGGGTCGGGACGAAGGAGAGCGAGCGACGCCGACCGAGAAGTGCGACACCCCTACCGCGTCCGCGCCAGTCACTCTTCGCAGAGCACGCGGACGCTCGTGACCTCCGTGTCGGCCGCGTCCGGCACGACCATCCCCGCCTCCACCCCGGTCCGCAGGTAGCGCAGAACATCTCCGGTGAGGCGCTCGCCAGGCAGGGCAGCCGGGATGCCGGGAGGGTAAGGGGTCAGCATTTCGGCCGCGACCCGACCCTCCGCCTCCTGCCAGGGCACCTGCTCTGTCCGACCGAAGAAGGCGTCACGGGGCAGCGCCGCCTGCTCCAGCCTCAGCCGCGACGGCGGCGGGACGTCCACCGGCTGTCCGGTGCGGAGCTCCGCAGCATGCGCGGACAAATCGGTCAGGGCCGTCAGAAGCACCTCGGCTGTGTCGCTGTCGTCGGCGTGGGTGAGCTGGGCGCTGATGCGGCGATGGTCGGCGATGTGGAGGTTGATGCGGTGCTTGTCCCGCAGCCAATCGGCGGCGTGGTAGCCGGTGACCTCCCGCGCGCTGATGTCGATGATGATCTGGAGGGGGTCCAGGTCTGCCGCCCGGCCGGGCCCGCAGAAGTCGTCGCGGCCGTGCACGTGCATCCCGTCGATTCGGGAGATCCGCTCGCGGGTCTTTTGTGCGAGGGCGAGTGCGTGGTCGTAGAGGGCCTCGCCCTGCTCGACCATCTGACGGCGCCAGCCGTCCAGCGCCGCATAGACGAGGGACGAGGGGCTGGTGGTCCCCAGGAGGTCCTCACGGCTCTTGAGCACCTCCGGCCGGACCAGGTCCCCCTGGAGGTGGAAGACGGAGCCCTGTTCGAGACCCGAGCCCATCTTGTGCACGGAGGTGACGCACACGTCTGCGCCGGCGTCCATGGCCCACGTGGGAAGGTCGGGGTGGAAGGGCAGGTGCGCGCCCCATGCCTCGTCGACGATCAGGGGTCGGCCCCTGCGGTGGCAGACCGCGGCGATCGCGGCCAGGTCCGAGCAGGTGCCGTAGGGAGTGGGCGTGGTGACCAGTGCGCCGCGGGCGTCGGGGTGCTCGGCGAAAGCCGCCTCGAATGCCTCGGCGGTCGGCGGATGGGCGAGGTGGCGCTCGGCGTCCCACTGCGGATCCACCCAGACGGGCCTTATGCCCGAGAGGATCAGGCCTGACACCACGGATTTGTGTGCGTCCCGGCCGACCAACAGCTTCTCGTGCGGCCCGGCGACGGACAGCATGGCCGACTTCACCGACAGTGAACTGCCGCAAGTGGAGAAGAACGCGTGCTCCGCCCCGACGTCGTCCGCCATCAGTGCTTGGGCCTCCTCCAGGACACCGTGGGACGACGTACGGTCGTCCAGGCCGCTGGTGGCGAGCACATCGGACCGGAACACCGCTTCGCCGAGCACGGCCCGCACCCTGGGATCGGCGCCTCGTCCCTGTTTGTGTCCCGGGGGCGTGAACGGGGTCTGACTGCTTTCGTGGTAGGCGGCCAACGCATCGAGTACCGGTGCCTTCGACTGGTCCATGTCTCGCGCCTGCCCCGAGACCCTCGGCGAAAACGGACATCAGGACGAGGCCGGACGCAGATGGTGCTCCAGCCAGTCCGCGGCGGCGGCGCGGGCACAGACACCGGTTTCCCCACACCCAACGGGGGGGTGCTCAGCGGCACGCCGATGTCCACGCACTACGGGATGCCGGGCACAGCCGTCGCTCGATCCAGCGACAACTCGGCATGACCTGGCGGACAGTGAAGCAGCTAGCTGACGCTGCGGAGCCGGAGGATCTGTTCACCGGGCAGCGACAGAACCGCCCATTGGTCCTCGACGACTACAAGCCCTACCTGGACGACCGCTGGAACGAGGGCTTCACCAAGAGTGGTCGGCCAGGTCGCCGTGCAGGACGGAGTCGGTGTACGCCAGAGCGCCCATGGCCGTCGGCTGGTCGTAGGCAAGGTCGGGCCGACGCAGGTAGCGATCCAGGTAAGCGGCAAGCAGGTCAGCATCCCGTGCGGTGCCGAAACTCGCCAGCGCCACGCAGTAGGCCCCACCCGCGCAACAGACCTCGCTCTCCAGCAGCAGCGCTCCCAGACGCTCGCGGAAGTGGTCACGGCGCGAAACAGCGGCGAGCCATGCCGCGGTCCGCCGCTCGCGCCAGCCGCGCTGCCCTCGAAAAGGATGGTGAGCTCGGCGTCGGAAACAGCCTCCGCATCAGCGGCCAGGGCATGAACGAACGGCTCCTACTCCTCGCGCGACATGCGAAGTACTGCTCCGCCAAGCTTCAGGTAGCGGCGCGCCGGGAGGCAGTAGCGGCGGTACAGAGCCTGTATCTCGGGGTCGTAGCGGATCACCACCCCATCCTCTCGCGACGAGCAGGTCGGATGAGCAGGGTTTCGACAGCACGCAGCGTTATTGCTCCACAGGCGATGAGCCAGAACCCATTCTCATGAACAAAGCCAGAGTACGAGGAGCGGTCCGGCCGGTCGGAGAAGGTGGAGTGCGGCCTGGAGGACGAGACCTGCCAGCTGGGGTTGAAGCGGCTGCGTGGCCTGGGAGAGGGTGAGTTCGGCTGGGTGCGCCTTGTGGCCCCTGCCGAGGCCGGGCTTTAGCAGCTGGCGGAGGAGCTGGGCCTGCATCCTTTGGCGGTCGAGGACGCGGTCCAGGCGCAGCAGCGCCCCAAGCGCGAGCGTTTCGGTGATGTTCTGGCCGTCGCACTCAGGTCCGCTGTCCGTGCACGCTGTCCTCGACGTCGTCGTGGACGCCTACAGCCACGCCGCGGACAAGGTGAGAGCCGCGCTCACCAAACTGGAGGACTGCGTTTTCTCTACCTCTCGCGTCGACCACACCGAGCAGATCTACTCCCTCAAGCGTGAGGTGCGGGAGTTCCGTGACGCCGTACAGCCGCTCGTCCCCGTCCTGCAGTCGCTCCTGACCGGGCCGGAAGCGGACGGGCATGCTCATCCGCCGAAGGTACTGCCCTACTTCCGCGATGTGGCGGACCACCTGAACCGTACTGACACCGAGGTACGCACCCTCGACCAGCTGTTGAATTCGGTCCTGGACGCGCAGCAGGCGCGGGTAGGTACCTGGCAGAACGACGATATGCGCCGTATCTCGGCCTGGGCGGCGATCTTCGCGATCCCCACCATGGTCGCCGGTGTCTACGGGATGAACTTCGAGCACATGCCCGAGCTGCGGTGGAGTTTCGGCTATCCGCTCGCGCTGGCGCTCATGGCGATGGCCTCGGGGCTCCTGTACCGAGCCTTCCGCCGTAACGGCTGGCTCTAGGCCAGACGCCGTCAAGGATGCAGCCCGCTTGGTGTGGGTACGTGCCCCAGGCCAGGCGGAGAGGCACAGAGGGCCCGCACGTGCGGCAGCAAGGCTGTCGGTGGCTGTGGCTGTGGCTGTGGCTGTGGCTGTGGCTGTGGCTGTGGCTGTGGCTGTGGCTGTGGCTGTGGGGATGATGCTGGACGAAGTCGGGGTCCTTCAGCTGGTCGGGGTCGGGCACCTGCCTGTGCGGAATAGGACGCCGTCCGGCGAACGACCCTCCCAGGGGACGCAGTCCTGCATGGTTGTCCTGGGGGGCAGCGTTGTCGATGGCGTTGCCGATGGCTGCGCGGACGATCTAAGCGAACGCGCCGCGTGGACAACGACACTAGGATGCTGCGGAGTTGACCAAGCGGAGGGGATCACTGTGCGAGCGACGCACCGGCATGTCATGCATCTGGCTCTCGTGGCTGTGCTGGCCGGTTTGGCGGGGTGTTCCGACGGCTCGTCCGGGACGGACGCGGACGCCGGGGCGCCGGGTGAGGCCCCTGGCGTCAAGCCACCGGTCGCGGCGAAGGCGTTCGACCCTCCGGCGAAGTTCGGCGCGGAGATCGCGCTGTCCGTGGACGAGGACGTCAAGGACTGGGGGTTCGCCCTGCACGGGCCCAGGCTCTACCACCGGACCTCCGCGGCCCTCGACGCCTACGACACCCAGTCCGGGCAGAAGCTCTGGTCGTCCCCTCTCGGCCGCAAGGACTGGTACACCGGCAAGGAGGGCCAGCCGAGCGACGACCAGACGATCCCCCCGGTATTCGCCCAGCAGGACGGGCAGACGGGTGTCCTCTTCGCGTTCGCCGACTACACGAAGGGCTCGGGTACCGAGCGCGACCGGACCGACGTCTACCTGCGGTCCGTCGACGCGGACAGCGGCAAGGTGTCCTGGACGGTCCGGCTGCCCGCGCCCAAGGGAGCGACCGTGGGTGATTTGGAGCCGGCGGTGATCGGCGCTGAGGGCGGAACCGCGGCCGTCAGGGTCCTCACCAGCAGGGACGATTCGGGCAGTGACGGCGGTCAGAGCGCCACCACCTACGCCGTTGACCTGAAGAGCCACCAGGTGACCTGGCAGAAGGACGGTTTCGCGGGCGGCGTGCTGGACGGCGGCGTCGTCATCGGTGCCCAGCTCGGCGACGAGGCGACCTTCCAGGTCATCGACGGCTGGCACTCCCAGAAGGAGGACCTCGCCCTCGCGGGCCTGGCGCTCACGGACGGCTCCCCGCGCTGGAGGCAGGAGGGCCGCGCCGCAGTGGAGGTCGAGCAGGTGGGCGGCGGCTTCTTCGTCGCGGGCTCGCTGCGCGACAGCCGTACGGGCGAGCGCGTCCCCAGCTCACCGGGCGGCAGCTTCATCCACTGCTTCCACGACCAGCGGTCCGTCGTCGTGTGCGACACCAAGGAGACGGCTCTGGGCATCGATGCCCAGAGCCGCAAGGTGCTCTGGAGCATCTCCGAGGACGGCCCCTCGCGGAAGAAGCCCGAGGTCCACAACGCCTTCCACGGTGCCGTCTACGCCACCGCCGGCGCTGACGGCGTCATCCTCGACGCACGCACGGGCAAGGACCGCGGTCTCTACGACGGGGCGAGCACGTACGTGATCAACGAGTACGCAGCCGTGGGCATCGACATGAATGTGTATCCCGCGACCGGATGAGCCGGGTCGATCTGCGGTCGGCGCGTGGGTACCCCGGAGCAGCGTCACTTAGCCGGGATCGGCTGGGTGAGGTTCAGCGGGTTGCCGTCGGGGTCCTGGATGTGGGCGACGCGCTGCCCCCACGGCATGTCCCTGGGGCCGCTGCGGATCGAGCCGCCCAGCGCCGTCACCCGGCCGAGCGTGTCGACGACGTCGTCGACACCGATGCTGAGCAGGATCCGCGGTGCCGCCGCCCCGGTCCCCGGGTTCGTCTTGGCCACCAACCCGAGGTCGGTGTCGCCGATGCGCAGGCCGAGGTAGAAGGCCGGGCCTTCCGCCGGTACCCGGAAGATCTCCTCGGCGCCGAACAGTTTCGTATAGAAGCCGACCAGGACGTCCTGGTCGGCAGTGATGATCACTGGCTGGATGGTGGACATGGCACTCCTGTCGAGAACGGTCGTGTCGCTGGGTAGACCGTTCGAGGACGGTGAACTCATCGGCAGACCAGTTCACCGGACGATCCCCGCCCCTGACTGCAGCCCACGGCCAACACGAGCACCCCGAAACGGGGTCACGCCACCCCTGCTGACCAGCCACGTCAAGATGGCGAGGCCGCTATGGCCGGCCGGGCGTGCGATGGCCATAGGTGAGGGCCGGTTGCGGGACTGCGCAGACCTGGCCCCGGAGTGCCTCCACTTCGCCAGCAAGGGCGGCTTCGGCTCGATTGGCTTCGGCCCGCGCGGTGCGGGTGCCGCGGCCCTCACCCACGGGGACACGGACCGTGGAACGGCCGGCACGACGGAAGCCGTCGCACGTGCAACGGTGACCGCCCTCCTCCCCCAGCCCAGGCGCAGCCGAGCGGCGAGCGCGAGGTCTACTCTTTCGCCCTGCCCCACGCCCTGCCGTGCCAGTGGCTTCGACGAAGGGGTGCTGGTGACATGCGGTGGTGTCGAACTGTGACAGGGAAAGACCTGGTGAACGGCAATGCCGCAGCGGCGTCACAGCCCTGACGCCTACCGTTCGCTATGGCCGGAAGTGACTGTTGGTTGGTCATGGCCAGGCGCACGCATGAACACGACGAGTACGTTTCCGGAGTCCGTTCTGGTCTCTGGGACCCCTACCGGAACGGTGCTGCTGCAGGTGACCCAGACGGTGCTCCCTGCCGCTTCTGCCGTGCTCTGAGTGACTCGGAAGGCGACACAGCGCCTTCCTTTCCGAAGTCAGACGAGTAGGAGGCTTCCCTCCACACCTCCCTCCCGACCTGCCGCACGTGGACGCATACGGGCACTGCCGCTCCCGGGTAACGGGGGCCGCTGGAAGCGGTGACGTGCAACAAGGTGAACCTCAAGCGGACCGCCACGCCCGGGCGCCGTCACCTGACGGGGCGCCCGTGAACAGCGGACTGGCTCCCCCTCACGAGGGGGAGCCATAGCCCCAAGGGTGACCGGTCCGCTCAGGCGTGCCGGTGGTGACGCCTGTTCCCGGTGACCAGTCGGTAAACGGCCAGGAGGATGACAGAGCCGACGATGGCAGCGATCCAGGTGGAGAGATCGAAAAAGCCGTCTATGGAGTCGACGCCGAAGATGACCTTGCCGAGCCAGCCGCCGAGCAGTCCGCCCGCGATGCCGATGAGCATCGTGATGATGATCCCGCCGGGGTCCTTGCCCGGCATCAGGGCCTTGGCGATGAAGCCCGCGAGCAGTCCGATCAGGATCCAGGCAATGATGCCCATGCGCTTCTCCTACCTCGATAGACGGGCGCTGCGTTGAGGTGCCGTCTTCGCCGTCCTGAGAATTCCAAACGTCTGAATCGGTTGATCACCGCGATAGCAGTGCTCCCAGGGGCCGCGGGGGCGTCGTCGGCCGTGGCTGGGTGATGGCAGGAATGGCGTCCAGATTGGAGGCAGCGCCCCGGTTGCGAGGTGCCCATTCCCGCGGTGGCCCTCTAGACCGACGGGCGCCGATGTCTACGTGAGCCGAGGGCGCCGGCCGCGAAGCCCGTGAGCTGACCGGAATCCGCCCCGAACCGTGGAAAGGGAAGGTGCGCGATCCGGCAGAGAGGGACCGCAGGCAGGCACAGCTCGCCCCCGGGGCATCCGCCTCCCAGCGGGGCGGCGAGACGTCGGGCGGTGGCTGCGGTTCATCCAAACGGACCAGGGACAACCTCTACCAGGGGGCGAAGAAGCGCGGCCCGAGTGCCTCTCGACCATGGCCAAGCAGCAACTGAAGAACGTGCTGGGCCCACCCACTCCGGCCATCGGCGTGCTCGCACCAGGCCAGGACGACGCAGGCCGAGCGACGTCGGGCTTTCCATGAGCGGTGGCTGTGGCTCGGGTGCCGCTGTCCTGATGCGCCTTCTCCGTGCGGCGTTCTCAGCCCACTTGCGCGACGAGCTTTCGGTAGTCCAGCTGTTCCAGTCGTTCAGCGGTCAGATGGACGCCGACATCGGCAAGCCGGTCCGTCAGGAAGGCGTAGGCCGCCGTGTGACTGTCCCTCTGAGCGATGCCAGCAGCGGCGGGCTGCCAGAGGATCAGCAGCTGTTCATGTCTGCGTGCACCCTCTGGGGAGGCAAAGGACAGCTCACGGACGACCAGACGCAGCTCCTCGATGGGCAGGACCTGGAGCAGCTCCTCATGGGTCGGTGTCTCGTAGCCGCTACCTGGGCTTCAACGGGACGACCCCGGCCGTGGTTGCAGTACACGGACTCGCATGATGTGTCCGGCCGGGGGGTGGGCGCCCCGGGCTCCAGGTGAGTGACGGGTCGCAGCTCCGGCGGCGTGTGCGATGACGGCACCAACAGCCGTATCAACACCTGACGGGGCGCCCGTATGGATGCGATCGTGCTGTTGCGCGACGACCACAAGACAGCCGAGAAGCTGTTCGAGCGCTTCGAGAAGACCTCAGATGACGATACGGCGGAACGCCGCCGGATCGCCGATGAGTGATCGAAGAGACCCGCAAGGCAGTGGGCCGCAACCGGCTCGTGGAGCTCGGCAGCGAGCTGGAGGCCGGAAGGAAGCAGGCGCCGCGCAACCCGCCGGCCGTGCCCAGCGCCGAATCGGAGTGACCCGGTCGCGGCTTCGCTCCGCCGGGGCCCGGCGCCCCTGGTGCGGGCTGCTCTCGGCGTTGGCGCTGTCGCTCGCAGCGACGGGGCACGGAGACCCGTCGGCACGGCAGGACGCCGCGTCCGCCGCGGGAGCCGCATTCGCAGTGGCCGTCGCCACCGGCGACCACGTCGGGGTCCGCCGGCCGCTGGCTCCGCCGGCCTGTCAGCAGCTGGAGCGGGACGAACAGAAGACCTGTCTCGTCACGTCCGCGTCGCAGGAGGTGCCTGATACACGCGGGCGCACCCCAGTCTGTCTGGTGTGCCGTCCTCCCGATGGGGCGGTGCGGAGCGACCGCTAGATCTCCTTTCGCGTCACGACCCGCGCTGGATGCGTCCGGCTCTTATCGTGGGAGTCACGGACGGTAGCGAGCGCGGGCAGGTAGTCGTGGCGGAGGCGGAAATCAACTACGCGGCGGTATTCCAGGCGCTGCCCGGCATGGTGGCTGTGCTGACCCCGGATCTGGTGTACGCGGACGTGAACGAGGAGTTTGTTCGGCTGTCCGGCCGTACGCGGGAGCAGTTGGTGGGCCGGTATCTGTTCGATGCTTTCCCGGACAACCCTGGCGATCCGGCGGCCACGGGTGCGCGGAATCTGGAAGCGTCGCTCAGGCGGGTGCTGGCCACCGGTGAGCGGGACACGATGGCGCTGCAGCGCTATGACGTGGAGTCCGCGGAGCGGCCTGGTGAGTGGGAGGAGCGGTACTGGAGTCCGGTCAATGCGCCCATCGTCGGGGCGGACGGGCGGGTGGAACTGCTCGTGCACCGGGTGGAGGAGGTGACCGAGCTGATCAGGGCCCGGGGCAGGCCAGAGGGCAGCCGTGCACGGGTGCTGGAGGCCGAGCTGTATACCCGCGCCCTGGAGCTGCAAGGATTGAACGAACGACTGCGGAAGGCCCATGCCCATGAGCGTGAGGTCGCCCTGGCCCTTCAGGAAGCGATGCTCCCCACCCCCGGCCCGGTGGGTCATCACCGCGCCGCCGTGCGCTACCGGCCCGCGGTCGGCTCTCTGAACGTGTGCGGCGACTGGTACGACCTGGTGGACTTGCCCGGCGACCGTATCGGCGTCGGCGTCGGCGACGTCGTCGGCCACGGCCTGCGGGCAGCCTGCGTCATGGGGCAGCTTCGCAGCGCGCTGTCCGCCGCGTCTCGCGTTGCCGGCGGCCCGGCACGGGCTCTGGAGGTTGTCGGCCTGTACGCCCGCTCCATCGACGGCGCCGAGAACACCACCGCCGTGCAGACTCACATCGACTGGGACTCACACACCCTGACATACAGCAGTGCCGGCCACCCTCCACAGGCCCTGCTGCGTACGGACGGCACGGTCGAGTTCCTCGACCAGGCCACCGATCCGCCGCTCGGGGCGCGCCCCGACCACGTCGCCCGGCCCCAGGCCACCATCGCGTTCAACGAGGGCGACACTCTCGTCCTCTATACCGACGGGTTGATCGAACGCCGCCGCGAGGACATCGATGCCGGCCTCGCCCGCCTGGCCGATTCCCTCACGCGCAACCGTGCGGCAGATCCCGAACGTCTCGCCGACACCCTCCTGCTCGAGCTCCTGCCCGCAGGAGGGGCTACCGACGACACTGCCCTCGTCATCGTCCGACTCTGACCAACCGCCCCAGGGCCCAAGAGACTCGTGAGTGCTTCACACGTGCGGGAGGCAGATTGACGCAGACCGTGTCCTTCCTCGCCGGATCCGGTTGGCGGCAGTGACGCGCGTGGGCTGCGATGTTCACGCGGCGGGTTCACTGCCACACTCCACCTGACCGTCGAGCAGGGCCGGAAACCCATGTCGATCGTGGTCCCGGCAACCGGAACCGCACCGGAGTGCCCTGGCGGGATGTGCCGGCGCGTTCCGGGAGCTGGAAGGCCATGTACGAGCGACACCGACACTGGTCGGCGGACGGCACCTGGGACAGGCTCTTCGCGGCCGTCCTGGCCGACGCTGTTCCCCGAGGGCCGCATCGACTGGTCGATTGTGAGCGTGGACTCCACCAGGCAGGGAGACGTCAGAAGGTCCAGGATCAGGTCACCGGCCTCGGGGAACAGCCGTACAGCGGTCAACGGAGTGATCACGGGATGGGAGGGCAGGAGGGGACGACGGACAGCCCGGCCGTCCTGGTGTCAGTGCCCGCGCCTAGGGTGCGAGGCATGGTCACGTTCACCGTCGAAGAGTCCTGGGACCGCATCGAGAGCTGGCTCGCGCGGCACGCCCCCGTCACCCACGGACTGCTGCGGCCGCCAGCCGTCCTGGCGGACATAGCAGCGGCGGAACTCCGGCTGGGGGTGGCCTTACCGCCCGATCTGAGGGAGTCGCTGCTGCGGCATGACGGTGTGGAGCTCCAGGACGGAACGCTCCGGCTCGACTACTACGGACCGCTGTCCGGAGTCGGGGAGATCGTCTGGAGCGCCGAGTTCCTGCGCGAGGTTGGGGAGGACGTTGCCGAGGAGGAGACCGAGCTCGACGAGGAGGAGCGAGACGAGTACGCGTACT
This sequence is a window from Streptomyces sp. NBC_00691. Protein-coding genes within it:
- a CDS encoding VOC family protein → MSTIQPVIITADQDVLVGFYTKLFGAEEIFRVPAEGPAFYLGLRIGDTDLGLVAKTNPGTGAAAPRILLSIGVDDVVDTLGRVTALGGSIRSGPRDMPWGQRVAHIQDPDGNPLNLTQPIPAK
- a CDS encoding PP2C family protein-serine/threonine phosphatase, with amino-acid sequence MAEAEINYAAVFQALPGMVAVLTPDLVYADVNEEFVRLSGRTREQLVGRYLFDAFPDNPGDPAATGARNLEASLRRVLATGERDTMALQRYDVESAERPGEWEERYWSPVNAPIVGADGRVELLVHRVEEVTELIRARGRPEGSRARVLEAELYTRALELQGLNERLRKAHAHEREVALALQEAMLPTPGPVGHHRAAVRYRPAVGSLNVCGDWYDLVDLPGDRIGVGVGDVVGHGLRAACVMGQLRSALSAASRVAGGPARALEVVGLYARSIDGAENTTAVQTHIDWDSHTLTYSSAGHPPQALLRTDGTVEFLDQATDPPLGARPDHVARPQATIAFNEGDTLVLYTDGLIERRREDIDAGLARLADSLTRNRAADPERLADTLLLELLPAGGATDDTALVIVRL
- a CDS encoding CorA family divalent cation transporter, with translation MHAVLDVVVDAYSHAADKVRAALTKLEDCVFSTSRVDHTEQIYSLKREVREFRDAVQPLVPVLQSLLTGPEADGHAHPPKVLPYFRDVADHLNRTDTEVRTLDQLLNSVLDAQQARVGTWQNDDMRRISAWAAIFAIPTMVAGVYGMNFEHMPELRWSFGYPLALALMAMASGLLYRAFRRNGWL
- a CDS encoding aminotransferase class I/II-fold pyridoxal phosphate-dependent enzyme — translated: MDQSKAPVLDALAAYHESSQTPFTPPGHKQGRGADPRVRAVLGEAVFRSDVLATSGLDDRTSSHGVLEEAQALMADDVGAEHAFFSTCGSSLSVKSAMLSVAGPHEKLLVGRDAHKSVVSGLILSGIRPVWVDPQWDAERHLAHPPTAEAFEAAFAEHPDARGALVTTPTPYGTCSDLAAIAAVCHRRGRPLIVDEAWGAHLPFHPDLPTWAMDAGADVCVTSVHKMGSGLEQGSVFHLQGDLVRPEVLKSREDLLGTTSPSSLVYAALDGWRRQMVEQGEALYDHALALAQKTRERISRIDGMHVHGRDDFCGPGRAADLDPLQIIIDISAREVTGYHAADWLRDKHRINLHIADHRRISAQLTHADDSDTAEVLLTALTDLSAHAAELRTGQPVDVPPPSRLRLEQAALPRDAFFGRTEQVPWQEAEGRVAAEMLTPYPPGIPAALPGERLTGDVLRYLRTGVEAGMVVPDAADTEVTSVRVLCEE
- a CDS encoding GlsB/YeaQ/YmgE family stress response membrane protein, giving the protein MGIIAWILIGLLAGFIAKALMPGKDPGGIIITMLIGIAGGLLGGWLGKVIFGVDSIDGFFDLSTWIAAIVGSVILLAVYRLVTGNRRHHRHA